The following proteins are co-located in the Castanea sativa cultivar Marrone di Chiusa Pesio chromosome 8, ASM4071231v1 genome:
- the LOC142607184 gene encoding elongation factor 2-like, which yields MDYKHNIRNMSVIAHVDHGKSTLTDSLVAAAGIIAQEVAGDVRMTDTRQDEAERGITIKSTGISLFYEMTDESLKSYKGERQGNEYLINLIDSPGHVDFSSEVTAALRITDGALVVVDCIEGVCVQTETVLRQALGERIRPVLTVNKMDRCFLELQVDGEEAYQTFQRVIENANVIMATYEDPLLGDVQVYPEKGTVAFSAGLHGWAFTLTNFAKMYASKFGVDEAKMMERLWGENFFDPATKKWTTKNTGSPTCKRGFVLFCYEPIKQIINTCMNDEKDKLWPMLAKLGVTMKGEEKDLMGKALMKRVMQNWLPASNALLEMMIFHLPSPATAQKYRVENLYEGPLDDAYANAIRNCDSEGPLMLYVSKMIPASDKGRFFAFGRVFSGKVSTGLKVRIMGPNYVPGEKKDLYVKSVQRTVIWMGKRQETVEDVPCGNTVAMVGLDQYITKNATLTNEKEVDAHPIRAMKFSVSPVVRVAVQCKVASDLPKLVEGLKRLAKSDPMVVCSIEESGEHIIAGAGELHLEICLKDLQDDFMGGAEITKSDPVVSFRETVLEKSCRVVMSKSPNKHNRLYMEARPMEDGLAEAIDEGRVGPRDDPRGRSKILSEEFGWDKDIAKKIWCFGPETTGPNMVVDMCKGVQYLNEIKDSVVAGFQWASKEGALAEENMRGICFEVCDVVLHADAIHRGGGQVIPTARRVIYAAQLTAKPRLLEPVYLVEIQAPEQALGGIYSVLNQKRGHVFEELQRPGTPLYNIKAYLPVIKSFGFSAELRAATSGQAFPQCVFDHWDMMSSDPLEAGTESARILSEIRKRKGLKEQITPLSEYEDKL from the exons ATGGATTATAAGCACAACATTCGTAATATGTCTGTTATTGCGCATGTTGATCATG GGAAGTCTACACTTACAGATTCTCTTGTGGCTGCTGCTGGTATCATTGCTCAAGAAGTTGCTGGTGATGTCCGGATGACAGATACCCGCCAGGATGAGGCAGAAAGAGGGATTACCATAAAGTCTACTGGTATATCCCTCTTTTATGAGATGACTGATGAGTCTTTGAAGAGCTACAAGGGAGAGCGACAAGGGAATGAGTACCTTATCAATCTCATTGATTCTCCCGGGCACGTTGACTTCTCATCTGAGGTCACTGCTGCTCTTCGCATTACAGATGGTGCTCTTGTTGTGGTAGATTGTATTGAGGGTGTCTGTGTTCAAACAGAAACAGTGCTTCGACAAGCCCTTGGGGAGAGAATTAGACCTGTTTTGACTGTTAACAAGATGGACCGGTGCTTCCTTGAGCTCCAGGTTGATGGAGAGGAGGCTTACCAGACATTCCAGAGGGTTATTGAGAATGCAAATGTCATCATGGCCACATACGAAGATCCCCTCCTTGGTGATGTTCAGGTATACCCTGAGAAAGGGACAGTTGCTTTTTCTGCTGGTTTGCATGGTTGGGCGTTTACTCTAACCAATTTTGCTAAGATGTATGCCTCCAAGTTCGGAGTTGATGAGGCCAAGATGATGGAACGTCTCTGGGGTGAGAACTTCTTTGACCCTGCTACCAAAAAGTGGACAACTAAGAACACTGGCTCTCCTACCTGCAAGCGTGGTTTTGTTCTGTTCTGTTATGAACCCATCAAGcagataatcaacacttgtatgaATGATGAGAAGGATAAGCTGTGGCCTATGCTAGCAAAGCTTGGTGTTACTATGAAGGGAGAAGAGAAGGACTTGATGGGGAAGGCATTGATGAAGCGTGTCATGCAGAACTGGCTCCCTGCAAGTAATGCTCTTTTGGAAATGATGATATTTCACCTGCCCTCGCCTGCCACGGCTCAAAAGTATCGCGTTGAGAACTTGTATGAGGGTCCTCTTGACGATGCTTATGCTAATGCTATTAGGAACTGTGATTCTGAGGGTCCTCTTATGCTTTATGTCTCAAAGATGATTCCTGCATCTGACAAGGGTCGGTTCTTCGCCTTTGGTCGTGTCTTCTCTGGCAAGGTCTCTACCGGTTTGAAGGTTAGAATCATGGGTCCCAACTATGTTCCCGGTGAGAAGAAGGATTTGTATGTTAAGAGTGTGCAGAGAACTGTTATTTGGATGGGGAAGAGGCAGGAAACAGTTGAGGACGTGCCTTGTGGTAACACAGTTGCCATGGTTGGTTTGGATCAATATATAACCAAGAATGCTACTTTGACAAATGAGAAGGAAGTTGATGCACACCCAATCCGTGCCATGAAGTTCTCTGTGTCACCTGTTGTGCGTGTAGCTGTTCAATGCAAGGTTGCATCTGACCTTCCCAAGCTTGTTGAAGGTCTGAAACGTTTAGCCAAATCAGATCCTATGGTTGTCTGCAGTATTGAAGAGTCTGGAGAGCACATCATAGCTGGTGCTGGGGAACTCCACCTTGAGATCTGTTTGAAGGATTTGCAGGATGACTTCATGGGTGGAGCAGAGATTACAAAGTCTGATCCTGTTGTGTCCTTCCGTGAGACAGTCCTGGAGAAGTCTTGCCGTGTTGTGATGAGCAAGTCACCCAACAAGCACAACCGTTTGTACATGGAAGCACGCCCCATGGAAGATGGGCTTGCAGAGGCCATTGATGAGGGCCGTGTTGGTCCAAGGGATGATCCTAGAGGTCGTTCCAAAATCTTGTCTGAGGAGTTTGGTTGGGACAAGGATATTGCAAAGAAGATCTGGTGTTTTGGCCCTGAGACCACTGGCCCTAATATGGTTGTTGATATGTGTAAGGGAGTCCAGTACCTCAATGAAATTAAGGATTCTGTTGTTGCTGGGTTTCAGTGGGCTTCTAAGGAAGGTGCATTGGCTGAAGAAAACATGAGAGGTATCTGTTTTGAAGTCTGTGATGTCGTGCTTCATGCTGATGCTATCCACAGAGGTGGTGGTCAGGTAATTCCTACTGCCAGGAGGGTTATATATGCTGCTCAGCTGACTGCCAAGCCCAGGCTTCTTGAGCCTGTGTACCTGGTGGAGATTCAAGCTCCTGAGCAAGCACTTGGTGGTATTTATAGTGTCCTTAACCAGAAACGTGGACATGTGTTTGAGGAATTGCAGAGGCCTGGCACACCCCTTTACAACATCAAGGCATACCTACCTGTTATTAAGTCTTTTGGATTCTCCGCAGAATTGAGAGCTGCAACTTCTGGCCAGGCTTTCCCCCAGTGTGTATTTGATCATTGGGACATGATGTCCTCTGATCCCTTGGAAGCAGGAACAGAATCTGCACGGATTTTATCAGAAATCCGCAAGAGGAAGGGCTTAAAGGAGCAGATTACCCCGCTGTCAGAGTATGAGGACAAGCTATAA